A segment of the Brevundimonas sp. M20 genome:
CGTGCTCGGTGGCGGCGCGACGCAGCAGGCGGATGACCACCTGACCGTTCTCGCCGTCGAGCGCCGATGTCGGCTCGTCCGCGAACAGGATGTGCGGGTCCTTGGCGAGGGCGCGGGCGATGGCCACGCGCTGCTTCTCACCACCGGACAGGGCGGTCGGACGCTGGTGCAGGCGGTGGCCAAGGCCGACCTCCTCCAGCGCCAGCCGGGCGCGCTTCTTGGCATCACCCTTGGACAGCCCCTGAAACTTCAGCACGATCTCGACCTGCTGCAGGGCGCTCAGGGCCGGGAACAGGTTGAACCCCTGGAAGATGAAGCCGCAATGATCGAGGCGGAACCTGTCGATCTTGCTCGTGGAGAAGCTCCACAGATCATCGACGTCCAGTGCATCGACACGGCCCTCCTCGGGACGCAGCAGGCCGGACAGGGCGGCGATCAGGGTCGATTTGCCCGACCCCGACGGCCCCATGACCATGGTCAGATCGCCGTGGCGCGCGTCGAAATCGACGCCCTTCAGCACCTGCACAAAGCTTTTGCCCGACTTGAATCGCTTGACCAGACCCTTGGCCTCGATGGCGAAGTCGCCGTGCTTTCCGTGAACCTTGGTATGGCCGGTCATCGCAGCAGGTCCGCAGGTTGGCTGTTCTTGAGAATGCCGAGCGACAGCAGGCCGGACAGCATGGCGATGATGATCAGACCGCCGCCGACGATCAGCAGCAGGCCGAACGGAAGGGCGATGATGACGGCGTTGGCC
Coding sequences within it:
- a CDS encoding ABC transporter ATP-binding protein, with translation MTGHTKVHGKHGDFAIEAKGLVKRFKSGKSFVQVLKGVDFDARHGDLTMVMGPSGSGKSTLIAALSGLLRPEEGRVDALDVDDLWSFSTSKIDRFRLDHCGFIFQGFNLFPALSALQQVEIVLKFQGLSKGDAKKRARLALEEVGLGHRLHQRPTALSGGEKQRVAIARALAKDPHILFADEPTSALDGENGQVVIRLLRRAATEHGAAVICVTHDPRLEAWADRVIHIEDGVITSDERRTPNPDAALASH